A window of the Cannabis sativa cultivar Pink pepper isolate KNU-18-1 chromosome X, ASM2916894v1, whole genome shotgun sequence genome harbors these coding sequences:
- the LOC115725045 gene encoding protein MIZU-KUSSEI 1 has translation MRMIDLGSQTLQIMDTATSVDCARQVRFPRRSLRALVQCMVPACCGFHQTTFEEGSSFISSSSSSSPGPSSDTTTTSTSTTGNTSTSGREPTRLTGTFFGYKKGRVSFCLQEHSRSNPMMLLEFAVPTAYLAREMQYGLLRIALECCHRSNDNNNINNNMNYKKCSLFRVPVWTMYCNGRKVGFAIARQLSLSDVAVLNHMQSVSVGAGVLPDGDLMYMRAGFERVIGSPDSESFHMINPTGTSSAQQLSIFLLRSS, from the coding sequence ATGAGGATGATAGATTTGGGAAGCCAAACTCTCCAAATCATGGACACTGCAACGAGCGTAGACTGCGCGCGCCAAGTCAGGTTCCCACGCCGCTCCTTGCGCGCCCTTGTCCAGTGCATGGTCCCTGCCTGCTGTGGCTTCCACCAAACAACTTTCGAAGAAGGCTCGTCCTTCATctcctcctcctcttcctcctccCCCGGGCCCTCCTCTGACACAACAACCACTAGTACTAGTACTACTGGTAATACTAGTACTAGTGGTCGTGAGCCCACGCGCCTGACTGGAACCTTCTTTGGTTACAAGAAAGGCCGTGTTAGCTTCTGCCTTCAAGAACACAGCCGCAGCAACCCCATGATGCTTCTAGAATTCGCCGTTCCCACGGCGTATCTGGCCAGAGAGATGCAGTACGGACTGCTCAGAATAGCACTCGAGTGCTGCCACCGcagtaatgataataataatattaataacaacatgaattacaaaaaatgttCTCTGTTTCGTGTCCCCGTGTGGACCATGTACTGTAATGGGAGAAAGGTCGGGTTCGCCATAGCCAGGCAGCTCAGCCTGTCCGACGTGGCGGTTCTGAACCATATGCAGTCGGTGTCCGTTGGGGCAGGAGTACTTCCCGATGGAGATTTGATGTATATGAGAGCTGGGTTTGAGAGAGTGATCGGATCTCCGGACTCTGAGTCGTTTCATATGATCAACCCAACTGGGACTAGCTCCGCTCAGCAACTCAGTATCTTCTTGCTCAGATCATCATGA